In the Diospyros lotus cultivar Yz01 chromosome 13, ASM1463336v1, whole genome shotgun sequence genome, CAAGCATGACATTGGTGTTGACAATGGCCGAATTAGCAAAGATTTTATAGgtaaaagaaaatagaacaaGGAAAGAGCTTTATCTATAAATAACAAGTTTATTCTTAGGTTTTAAGGCACCAAATAATGAGAAAGTGATAGAGAGGGTTGAGGGTGTTCAAAAAGAGcgaaagaaaacaagaagaaatgaagaaatttaAGTTCATTAAAAAAACTAGTCCAACAAATTATGCCAtcaaaaaattacttaaataagtAGGTCTAACGgttttttagtaagaaaatagaaatagagaGCTCAACAGATAGTGAAATGTCAATTTTGTTGGTCGACAATAGTTAAAAACTCAGTTATGGTCGGAGCACCCCCTATGGTGAAAGGAGTTGTTGAAAAAGAAGGGAGGTGTCCtgcaaatttaaaaaactagGGAAGAGGTTGATGCAATTATGGGAAATCCCCAAAACTTATGTTTTATTATAGTTTTACTCtgatagatttgaaaattttcacttATGCTCTCAGATTTTGTTCAAATTTAATTGGGACCATGCAAGTTATTATTCATTGCATATGTTACCACTTATTCGacattttatgcattttgacTTTATGAAATTACACATTAGCCTCAAATTATTAGAATATTACAGCATGTGCCTTAAGTTTAATATTAAATGTATTAAATTCCAATTTAATAtcattgaatatatatacatacatagccTTCTCAAAGTCACATGTGCGAGTTGAGTTGCAGAAACTATTAATCTCTTagggtccccccccccccccaacttggGCAATAggataatttaaaattgttcATTTTCATGACGCTCAGAGAAGTTCGTTCAATCCTGGAGGCTGGACGCCTTGCCATTTGTCCACGTACCATTAAAATCTAGAACAAGATATATTCCATACGGGATTAACATATTTTGTTCTAAAAcgaacaagaaagaaatacgCGTTGTGGAAGAGACTCGTCAACTTAGTCGACGATCTGGCTGCTAATTCTTTCTATTAATACGTACTGGTAACAACTGTTTCAGTTCAACCAAAGATGGAAAATCcatttcctcttctttcttcatcGTTCCCGTCCGctgttttcttctttctaaTCGCTTCCTTGTTCACTCCCACAGCTTCCAAGATTCACAATTATTTCGAAAGGCCGTCTTCTCTGTCTGTTGAGGATGCTTCTTCGGCTGCCATCTCTTCCCCGGACAATTCCTTCACCTGCGGCTTCCATGAGGTTGGAAGCAACGCTTATGTTTTTGGCATTTGGTTCACGCATTCCATTAATAAAACCATTGTTTGGACGGCCAATCGGGACAAGCCGGTCAATGGCACTGGTTCCAGGATTTCTCTGCGGGGTGATGGAGCCATGGTCTTAACCGATGTCGATGGCACTATTGTCTGGGAGACCAATACCAGCTCTACTGATGCTCGGAGAGCTGAGCTTCTCAACTCCGGCAACCTTGTTCTCAAGGACCCACAGGGTAAAATTCTCTGGCAAAGCTTTGATTTTCCCACTGATACACTGTTACCTTCGCAGAGATTTACCAAGGGCAAGAAGTTGACATCTTCATTAAGGAAAGGTGGTTATGCTTCTGGGTACTTTAgcttttattttgataatgataaTATGTTAAAGTTGATCTATGATGGACCTGAAATATCAAGCTTGTATTGGCCTAATCCTGATTGGACTGTCTTCCAAAATGGAAGAACAAACTACAATAGTAGCAGGATTGCTGTTTTGGATGAAATGGGTGGGTTCTTATCAAGTGACCAGTTCAACTTTCGTGCATCTGATATGGGTCTTGTAATCAAAAGGAGACTCACAATGGATTATGATGGCAATCTGAGGCTTTATAGCTTGAATAACAAGACTAGGCAGTGGATGGTGACATGGGAAGCTCTTTCACAGCCGTGCGACATTCATGGTGTGTGTGGCAAATACGGCGTTTGTGTTTATGTCCCAGAGCCAAGGTGTTCATGCCCCCCTGGTTACGAGGTAAGTGATCCGAGTGATTGGAAACAGGGTTGCAAGCCTAGGTTCaacaaaacttgttcaaattTTAAGGATGTGAAATTTGTGGAGCTCGTGCATACAGATTTCTACGGGTTTGATCTTAATTATGGCATATTGATTTCATTTGAAGCGTGTAGGGAGCTTTGCTTGGGGGATTGTCGTTGTGAAGCATTTAGCTATAGGTTAACAGGAGCCGGACAGTGTTTGACGAAGAGTGCTCTTTTCAATGGTTATCAGTCTCCTGCTTTCCAAGGCAGCATTTACTTAAGGCTGCCTGCAACTGTGGAGGAGACATCAGCGCACACAATTTTCAACGCCACCGATCTCATATGCAATTCCAGGGATGCTGAAATTGTTCAGAATTATACTTCCATGTATCTTTTATCTGGAAAGAGGGTGAAATGGGTTTATTTATACTCATTCGCTGCAGCCATTGGGGCAATTGAAATCTTCATCCTTTTAGGGGGCTGGCTTCTGTTCGGGAGACAAGGTTTGCCTGATACAATTGAAGATGGATATCGAGCGACAATCAGTCAATTCAGAAGATTTAGTTACTCTGAACTCAAGAGTGCTACCGGAAACTTTAGGGAAGAGCTGGGAAAAGGTGGCTCTGGCGCCGTTTATAGGGGTTTTTTGAGCGATGAAAGAGTGGTGGCAGTGAAGAGATTGGGAGACGCATTTCaaggggaagaagagttctGGGCGGAAGTGAGCATAATAGGGAAAATCAATCATATGAACCTAGTCAGAATGTGGGGATTTTGCTCCCAAGGGAGCCACAGACTCTTGGTCTACGAGTACATAGAAAATCGTTCGCTGGATGGGCACTTATTCTCCAAAAAAGTTATTGGATGGAAGGAGAGGTTTAAAGTTGCAGTAGGGACTGCCAAGGCCTTGGCCTACCTTCACCATGAATGCCTAGAATGGGTTATCCACTGTGATGTGAAGCCGGGAAATATACTTCTGGACAAGGACTATGAACCAAAGGTTGCAGATTTCGGGCTTGCAAAGCTGGCTCAGAGAGGTGGCGCTGGTTCTGAGTTTACTCGAATTAGAGGAACAAAAGGGTATATGGCTCCGGAGTGGGCTCTGAACCTGCCCATCACTGCAAAAGTCGACGTCTACAGCTATGGAGTTGTGATCCTGGAGATGGTAAGGGGAATTCGGCTTTCCAATTGGGTGGGGGACAATGCCGAGGAACAGGAAGCAGAGCTTACAAGGTTTGTGAGGACGGTGAAGAGAAAAATTCAAAGTGGAGAAGATTGGGTGGAGGATGTGGTGGATCCCAGATTAGAAGGGCAGTTCGACAAGAGCCAGGCAGCAACACTGGTTGCGACTGGTCTTTCTTGTATCGAGGAAGACAGAAACAAGCGACCGGCAATGGCTTCAGTTGTTCAAGTTCTAGTGGAATCCGAAAACGAAAATTAGTTTAAGCTGCCGTAAACCTTGTCACCTATTCCACAGCAAATTTTATGTAACAATAAGCTTGAAATTTGATAATGAAGATGGGAAAACTAATTAAGGGAAGCTTTTTACATTCTCAGAGGTGTGTCCTGGGAAAACTGTTACATCAATTTATGCATGAAATCCACGTATCGTGTAGAACACAAagagatgtaaaaaaaaaaacaaattatttttcaaatccatattaatgataaaaaactAATTGAAGGG is a window encoding:
- the LOC127789283 gene encoding putative receptor protein kinase ZmPK1 isoform X1, with product MENPFPLLSSSFPSAVFFFLIASLFTPTASKIHNYFERPSSLSVEDASSAAISSPDNSFTCGFHEVGSNAYVFGIWFTHSINKTIVWTANRDKPVNGTGSRISLRGDGAMVLTDVDGTIVWETNTSSTDARRAELLNSGNLVLKDPQGKILWQSFDFPTDTLLPSQRFTKGKKLTSSLRKGGYASGYFSFYFDNDNMLKLIYDGPEISSLYWPNPDWTVFQNGRTNYNSSRIAVLDEMGGFLSSDQFNFRASDMGLVIKRRLTMDYDGNLRLYSLNNKTRQWMVTWEALSQPCDIHGVCGKYGVCVYVPEPRCSCPPGYEVSDPSDWKQGCKPRFNKTCSNFKDVKFVELVHTDFYGFDLNYGILISFEACRELCLGDCRCEAFSYRLTGAGQCLTKSALFNGYQSPAFQGSIYLRLPATVEETSAHTIFNATDLICNSRDAEIVQNYTSMYLLSGKRVKWVYLYSFAAAIGAIEIFILLGGWLLFGRQGLPDTIEDGYRATISQFRRFSYSELKSATGNFREELGKGGSGAVYRGFLSDERVVAVKRLGDAFQGEEEFWAEVSIIGKINHMNLVRMWGFCSQGSHRLLVYEYIENRSLDGHLFSKKVIGWKERFKVAVGTAKALAYLHHECLEWVIHCDVKPGNILLDKDYEPKVADFGLAKLAQRGGAGSEFTRIRGTKGYMAPEWALNLPITAKVDVYSYGVVILEMVRGIRLSNWVGDNAEEQEAELTRFVRTVKRKIQSGEDWVEDVVDPRLEGQFDKSQAATLVATGLSCIEEDRNKRPAMASVVQVLVESENEN
- the LOC127789283 gene encoding putative receptor protein kinase ZmPK1 isoform X2: MVLTDVDGTIVWETNTSSTDARRAELLNSGNLVLKDPQGKILWQSFDFPTDTLLPSQRFTKGKKLTSSLRKGGYASGYFSFYFDNDNMLKLIYDGPEISSLYWPNPDWTVFQNGRTNYNSSRIAVLDEMGGFLSSDQFNFRASDMGLVIKRRLTMDYDGNLRLYSLNNKTRQWMVTWEALSQPCDIHGVCGKYGVCVYVPEPRCSCPPGYEVSDPSDWKQGCKPRFNKTCSNFKDVKFVELVHTDFYGFDLNYGILISFEACRELCLGDCRCEAFSYRLTGAGQCLTKSALFNGYQSPAFQGSIYLRLPATVEETSAHTIFNATDLICNSRDAEIVQNYTSMYLLSGKRVKWVYLYSFAAAIGAIEIFILLGGWLLFGRQGLPDTIEDGYRATISQFRRFSYSELKSATGNFREELGKGGSGAVYRGFLSDERVVAVKRLGDAFQGEEEFWAEVSIIGKINHMNLVRMWGFCSQGSHRLLVYEYIENRSLDGHLFSKKVIGWKERFKVAVGTAKALAYLHHECLEWVIHCDVKPGNILLDKDYEPKVADFGLAKLAQRGGAGSEFTRIRGTKGYMAPEWALNLPITAKVDVYSYGVVILEMVRGIRLSNWVGDNAEEQEAELTRFVRTVKRKIQSGEDWVEDVVDPRLEGQFDKSQAATLVATGLSCIEEDRNKRPAMASVVQVLVESENEN